The following proteins come from a genomic window of Phnomibacter ginsenosidimutans:
- a CDS encoding acyl-CoA-binding protein, translated as MDLKAQFEAAVADSKELSSRPSNDILLKLYSLYKQAVDGDAPAEGPTGMFDIVGKAKHNAWAALKGKSSEESMQAYIDLIKELKG; from the coding sequence ATGGATTTGAAAGCGCAATTTGAAGCAGCCGTAGCCGATAGTAAGGAACTCAGCAGCCGTCCTTCTAACGACATATTGCTGAAACTGTACAGCCTTTACAAACAAGCGGTTGATGGCGATGCTCCTGCCGAAGGACCTACCGGTATGTTTGATATTGTAGGCAAAGCCAAACACAATGCATGGGCTGCTCTTAAAGGCAAAAGCAGCGAAGAAAGCATGCAAGCTTATATAGACTTGATAAAGGAATTGAAAGGCTAA
- a CDS encoding Sir2 family NAD-dependent protein deacetylase: MNDKKKLVVLTGAGISAESGLKTFRDSEDGLWNGYDIEDVATPNAWRKNPQLVLDFYNYRRAEVVKAQPNAAHVGLVALEDWFDVTIITQNIDDLHERAGSSRVVHLHGEILKMRSERDSELISPITGDIQLGDSAEDGAQLRPHIVWFGEAVPMIELAADITSMADVFAVMGTSLQSISCCGVVALYAGRHTHFCGR, encoded by the coding sequence ATGAACGATAAGAAGAAGCTCGTAGTATTAACCGGTGCTGGTATAAGTGCAGAAAGTGGCCTCAAAACTTTTCGCGACAGCGAAGATGGCTTGTGGAACGGTTATGATATTGAAGATGTAGCCACACCCAATGCGTGGCGCAAAAATCCGCAGCTGGTACTCGACTTCTACAATTATCGCCGGGCCGAAGTGGTGAAGGCTCAGCCCAATGCGGCACATGTTGGATTGGTGGCTTTAGAAGATTGGTTTGATGTGACCATCATTACTCAAAACATTGATGACCTGCACGAACGGGCGGGTAGTAGCCGTGTAGTACACCTGCATGGCGAAATTTTAAAAATGCGCAGCGAAAGAGATAGCGAATTGATATCCCCAATCACTGGCGATATACAACTCGGTGACAGCGCTGAAGATGGTGCGCAGCTGCGGCCACACATTGTATGGTTTGGCGAAGCGGTACCCATGATTGAACTTGCTGCCGATATTACATCCATGGCTGATGTGTTTGCGGTAATGGGAACATCACTGCAAAGTATATCCTGCTGCGGGGTTGTTGCATTATACGCAGGCAGGCATACCCACTTTTGTGGTAGATAA
- a CDS encoding murein L,D-transpeptidase catalytic domain-containing protein — MDSANTNTSLSAKRDSLRAILPQWLRSKNFNTTEVIIADLSMHSGLPRMVLMDVLTGKVLDSGMVAHGAGGDAFAATARFSNVPNSYCSSLGRYRIGGSYKGNFGKAYKLHGLDASNSNAFERLVVLHAYDCVPDTIPYPDMICNSLGCPMISYAFLNRLSKKIAASDKPMLLWIIN, encoded by the coding sequence GTGGATTCAGCAAATACAAACACATCGCTTTCAGCAAAAAGAGATAGCCTGCGGGCCATATTACCACAATGGCTGCGCAGCAAAAATTTCAATACCACAGAAGTCATCATTGCCGACCTGAGCATGCATAGTGGTCTGCCCCGTATGGTGTTGATGGATGTACTAACCGGTAAAGTATTGGACAGCGGCATGGTGGCTCATGGTGCCGGTGGCGATGCATTCGCGGCCACAGCCCGGTTTAGCAATGTGCCCAACAGCTACTGCAGCAGTTTGGGGCGGTACCGCATAGGCGGTTCGTACAAAGGCAATTTTGGAAAAGCCTACAAACTACATGGGCTGGATGCCAGCAATAGCAACGCCTTTGAACGATTGGTGGTGTTGCATGCCTATGACTGTGTGCCCGATACCATTCCATATCCTGATATGATTTGCAACAGCCTCGGATGCCCCATGATATCCTATGCTTTCCTCAACCGGCTGAGCAAAAAAATAGCAGCATCAGACAAGCCAATGCTGCTATGGATTATCAACTAA
- a CDS encoding DUF4349 domain-containing protein produces the protein MKPLHVIMLLATLAVACSTGANQETATTADVQLAEGQQNKIDYTAAAVDSAAAPAPPAPEEEQVLNSGNAIPPAPFNRQIIRNAQIEMECADFKSFSAQLYGVVKSNGAWLDSDQETQSDYRRQNVMTIKVPVAKFDALMQAITSLKGDVREKKTNSEDVTNAIVDVQGRLEAKRQTRARYMELLKQANKMEDILQVQEQINSITEEIESATYNIKNMQAQAAVSTITLTYYQPIETPNGYNEPGVFTRMLDALGKGGSGIVELSIVLLTLWPLWLVVAGLIFWIRKRRAATSVVKQSS, from the coding sequence ATGAAACCATTGCATGTAATCATGCTGCTGGCTACCCTTGCTGTAGCCTGTAGTACCGGCGCCAATCAGGAAACTGCTACTACTGCCGATGTTCAACTGGCAGAAGGACAACAAAACAAGATTGATTATACTGCCGCAGCTGTAGATTCTGCTGCAGCACCAGCTCCTCCAGCACCCGAAGAAGAACAAGTGCTCAACAGTGGCAACGCCATTCCGCCTGCACCGTTCAATCGGCAAATTATTCGCAACGCACAAATAGAAATGGAATGTGCTGACTTCAAATCATTCAGTGCACAGCTGTATGGCGTTGTAAAGAGCAATGGCGCCTGGCTGGATAGTGATCAGGAAACACAATCGGACTACCGCCGTCAAAATGTAATGACCATCAAAGTGCCTGTGGCAAAGTTTGATGCACTCATGCAAGCCATCACATCGCTCAAGGGTGATGTGCGGGAAAAGAAAACCAACAGCGAAGATGTAACCAATGCCATTGTGGATGTGCAGGGCCGCTTAGAAGCCAAGCGGCAAACACGTGCCCGCTACATGGAGCTGTTGAAACAGGCGAATAAAATGGAAGACATTTTACAAGTGCAGGAGCAAATTAATTCGATTACGGAAGAGATAGAAAGTGCTACGTACAACATCAAAAACATGCAGGCACAAGCGGCGGTGAGCACCATTACTCTCACGTATTATCAGCCCATTGAAACACCCAATGGCTACAATGAACCCGGTGTATTTACCCGCATGCTCGATGCCTTGGGCAAAGGTGGCAGCGGCATTGTTGAACTCAGCATTGTGTTGCTTACGCTCTGGCCATTGTGGTTAGTAGTTGCCGGTTTAATATTTTGGATACGCAAAAGGAGAGCAGCAACATCTGTTGTAAAACAGTCTTCATAG
- a CDS encoding EVE domain-containing protein has protein sequence MAYWLVKSEPFKYSWDQFVKDKQTFWDGVRNYQARNNLKAMQKGDEVFFYHSNEGLAIVGIAKVAKEHYQDPTTEDPNWVVVDLKPVKAFKKPVTLAEMKAEPALSNLALIRQGRLSVCPVTEAEWHTIMEMGNMQ, from the coding sequence ATGGCTTATTGGCTGGTAAAATCAGAACCGTTTAAATACAGCTGGGATCAGTTTGTAAAAGACAAACAAACCTTTTGGGATGGTGTACGCAACTATCAGGCCCGCAACAATTTGAAGGCCATGCAAAAAGGGGATGAAGTATTTTTTTATCATTCCAACGAAGGCCTGGCCATTGTAGGCATTGCCAAAGTGGCGAAGGAGCATTATCAGGATCCGACCACCGAAGACCCCAACTGGGTAGTGGTGGATTTGAAGCCCGTGAAAGCTTTTAAAAAGCCGGTGACACTGGCCGAAATGAAAGCAGAGCCGGCTTTGTCCAATCTGGCACTTATCCGGCAAGGACGTTTGTCGGTTTGCCCCGTTACTGAAGCGGAGTGGCATACCATTATGGAAATGGGCAACATGCAGTAA
- a CDS encoding fasciclin domain-containing protein, producing MKLTKQFFAAAIASLLFVGAQAQKENTKMVGGAAMYPSKNIVENAVNSADHTTLVAAVKAAGLVETLQGAGPFTVFAPNNAAFGMLPAGTVETLLKPENKATLTAVLTYHVVAGKYDAKSILGLIKKGNGKAVLTTVQGGKLTATTDGKTVMLTDEKGGMSHVTIADVFQSNGVIHVVDHVVLPK from the coding sequence ATGAAACTGACCAAACAATTTTTCGCAGCGGCTATTGCTTCTTTGCTTTTTGTAGGCGCACAAGCACAAAAAGAAAACACCAAAATGGTAGGCGGCGCTGCCATGTACCCTTCTAAAAACATTGTAGAAAATGCGGTAAACTCAGCCGACCACACTACTCTGGTGGCTGCTGTAAAAGCTGCCGGACTGGTAGAAACCTTGCAGGGAGCTGGGCCTTTCACAGTATTTGCGCCGAACAACGCAGCCTTTGGTATGCTGCCAGCAGGAACGGTAGAAACACTGCTGAAGCCTGAAAACAAAGCCACGCTGACAGCTGTACTCACTTACCATGTAGTAGCGGGTAAGTACGATGCCAAAAGCATTTTGGGTCTCATTAAAAAAGGTAACGGTAAGGCAGTGCTGACAACTGTTCAAGGTGGTAAACTCACCGCTACAACCGACGGCAAAACCGTCATGCTGACAGACGAAAAAGGTGGCATGTCGCATGTAACCATTGCTGATGTATTTCAGAGCAACGGTGTAATTCATGTGGTAGACCATGTGGTACTGCCGAAGTAA
- a CDS encoding (Fe-S)-binding protein gives MQDFADDAVVVAPSASCIGFVKNYYPQLFANSMYSGQADALSKRVFEFSDFLVNQLHITDVGARFEGVVTYHDSCAGLREVGIKQEPRTLLANVRGLTLTEMNDVETCCGFGGSFAVKFDAISGAMADQKVTNAAATNAQYLVSTDMSCLMHIDGVAKKKGIELQVLHLADVLASE, from the coding sequence TTGCAAGATTTTGCGGATGATGCAGTGGTGGTGGCACCCAGCGCCAGTTGCATTGGCTTTGTAAAAAATTATTACCCGCAGCTCTTTGCCAATAGTATGTACAGTGGTCAGGCCGATGCTTTGAGCAAGCGGGTATTTGAGTTCTCCGATTTTTTGGTGAATCAATTGCACATCACCGATGTAGGTGCCAGGTTTGAAGGCGTGGTTACCTATCACGACAGCTGCGCAGGTTTGCGGGAAGTGGGCATTAAACAAGAGCCACGCACCTTGCTGGCTAACGTACGTGGATTGACGCTGACTGAAATGAACGATGTAGAAACCTGCTGTGGCTTCGGCGGCAGCTTTGCCGTGAAGTTTGATGCCATCAGCGGCGCCATGGCCGATCAGAAAGTAACGAATGCTGCAGCTACCAACGCACAATACCTGGTGAGCACCGATATGAGTTGCCTCATGCACATAGATGGTGTAGCTAAGAAAAAAGGAATTGAGCTACAAGTGCTGCATTTGGCCGATGTGCTGGCGAGTGAGTAA
- a CDS encoding heterodisulfide reductase-related iron-sulfur binding cluster, with protein MKVQLFVPCFIDQLYPGVAFNMVKVLRKVGCDVSYNANQTCCGQPAFNAEFSGRCKRRL; from the coding sequence ATGAAAGTTCAATTGTTCGTTCCTTGTTTTATAGATCAGTTGTATCCCGGCGTGGCGTTTAATATGGTGAAAGTGTTGCGCAAAGTAGGCTGCGATGTAAGCTACAATGCCAACCAAACCTGCTGTGGTCAGCCGGCTTTCAACGCCGAGTTTTCAGGAAGATGCAAAAGACGTTTGTAA
- the ribH gene encoding 6,7-dimethyl-8-ribityllumazine synthase, with the protein MASIGNAALLASVPQLISPVRIAIVKTAWNAAITNKLEAGALRVLAAAGITDVHSYTVPGAVEVPYMVHQLANSANDYADAYIAFACVIKGDTPHFDYVCQSITQGITQLNIMLPSPVIYGVLTVLTDEQAQERIGGKHGHKGEEAAITALQMIAAKRGLEG; encoded by the coding sequence ATGGCAAGTATAGGAAATGCAGCATTGCTGGCATCGGTACCACAATTGATTTCACCGGTGCGTATCGCCATTGTAAAAACCGCATGGAATGCGGCCATCACCAACAAACTGGAAGCTGGCGCTTTGCGGGTGCTGGCTGCGGCAGGCATTACTGATGTGCATTCGTACACTGTGCCTGGTGCTGTAGAAGTGCCTTACATGGTGCATCAACTGGCCAACAGCGCCAACGATTATGCTGATGCTTACATTGCGTTTGCTTGTGTCATCAAAGGCGATACACCGCATTTCGATTATGTATGCCAAAGCATCACACAAGGCATTACTCAACTCAATATTATGTTACCCTCGCCTGTGATTTATGGTGTGCTGACGGTGCTAACAGATGAGCAGGCACAAGAACGCATTGGCGGCAAGCATGGTCACAAAGGGGAAGAGGCAGCTATTACTGCTTTGCAAATGATTGCGGCGAAAAGAGGATTAGAAGGATAA
- a CDS encoding tetratricopeptide repeat protein: protein MSDNKNIQFEEVVDDSAKVIAKAQGFWAKFSKPIVYVGSAIIILIGGYYGYQKLYAQPQEEKAADAIWHAQQYFQQDSLKLALNGDGQYPGFEKVASTYGGTKVGNLAKFYAGVCNLRLGDFKKAESYLKDFSTDAKEIQALAYSRLADAYAEQGKKAEAVGMYAKAGTHYPEQQALSAENLFRAALLSETLGKNDDAIKYYKEIKSKYPRTDRGFQVDKYLARLGSVD, encoded by the coding sequence ATGTCGGATAATAAGAACATCCAGTTTGAAGAAGTAGTCGACGACTCAGCCAAAGTGATTGCCAAAGCACAGGGCTTTTGGGCAAAATTCAGCAAGCCCATTGTTTATGTTGGCAGCGCCATCATCATTTTGATTGGTGGTTATTATGGCTATCAAAAATTGTATGCACAACCGCAGGAAGAAAAAGCTGCCGATGCCATCTGGCATGCGCAGCAATACTTTCAGCAGGATAGCCTGAAGCTGGCATTGAACGGCGACGGTCAGTACCCCGGTTTTGAAAAAGTGGCCAGCACCTATGGCGGCACCAAAGTGGGCAACCTCGCTAAGTTTTATGCTGGCGTTTGTAACCTGCGTCTCGGCGATTTCAAAAAAGCAGAAAGCTATCTGAAAGACTTTAGCACCGATGCTAAAGAAATTCAGGCACTGGCTTACTCTCGTTTGGCCGATGCTTATGCAGAGCAGGGCAAAAAGGCGGAAGCTGTAGGTATGTATGCCAAAGCGGGTACGCATTATCCTGAGCAGCAGGCGTTGAGTGCCGAAAACCTGTTTCGTGCTGCCTTGCTGAGCGAAACCCTCGGCAAAAACGACGACGCTATCAAGTATTACAAAGAAATCAAAAGCAAATATCCCCGCACCGACCGTGGTTTTCAGGTAGACAAATACCTGGCTCGTTTGGGTTCGGTAGATTAA
- the pdhA gene encoding pyruvate dehydrogenase (acetyl-transferring) E1 component subunit alpha has protein sequence MAKKFTKETYLYWYELMLLIRQFELKAEEMYKMAGKIRGFFHAYIGQEAIAAGCMTATRLEDPFVTGYRDHGLAIAKGMSPQSCMAELYGKATGCAKGKGGSMHFFSKEHYFFGGHGIVGAQIGTGAGLAFAEQYRGTDNVALAFFGDGAARQGMLHEVFNMAMTWKLPVIFICENNNYAMGTSVERTSNVRDIYTLADAYDMPGDAVDGMHPEAVHEAVERAVKRAREGGGPTLLEMKTYRYKGHSISDPQKYRTKEEVEEYKQRDPIEQILMTIRTEGLATEEELDAIHQRVDAVVEDSVKFAEESPWPDDSEVLKDVYAVDEPYLFVND, from the coding sequence ATGGCCAAGAAATTCACCAAAGAAACCTACCTGTACTGGTACGAACTGATGTTGTTGATTCGTCAGTTTGAGCTGAAGGCAGAAGAAATGTATAAAATGGCCGGCAAAATCCGTGGCTTTTTCCATGCCTACATTGGCCAGGAAGCCATTGCCGCCGGTTGTATGACCGCCACCCGTTTGGAAGATCCATTTGTGACCGGCTACCGCGACCACGGTTTGGCTATTGCCAAGGGTATGTCGCCTCAGTCGTGCATGGCCGAACTGTACGGCAAAGCCACCGGCTGTGCCAAGGGTAAAGGTGGTAGCATGCACTTCTTTAGCAAAGAGCATTACTTCTTTGGCGGCCACGGTATTGTGGGTGCCCAAATTGGTACCGGTGCTGGCCTCGCATTTGCCGAGCAATACAGAGGCACCGATAATGTAGCCCTCGCCTTCTTTGGTGATGGTGCTGCCCGTCAGGGCATGTTGCACGAAGTGTTCAACATGGCTATGACCTGGAAGCTCCCCGTGATCTTCATTTGCGAAAACAACAACTACGCTATGGGTACCTCGGTAGAGCGTACTTCTAACGTAAGAGATATTTACACCCTGGCCGATGCATACGATATGCCCGGCGATGCGGTGGATGGCATGCACCCCGAAGCCGTACACGAAGCCGTAGAACGTGCTGTAAAACGTGCCCGTGAAGGTGGCGGCCCCACACTGCTCGAAATGAAAACGTACCGCTACAAAGGCCACTCTATTTCTGACCCTCAGAAATACCGGACCAAAGAAGAGGTAGAAGAATACAAGCAGCGTGACCCCATCGAGCAAATTTTGATGACCATCCGTACCGAAGGTTTGGCTACCGAAGAAGAACTCGACGCCATTCACCAACGTGTAGATGCCGTGGTAGAAGACAGTGTGAAGTTTGCAGAAGAGAGCCCATGGCCCGATGACAGCGAAGTATTGAAAGATGTATATGCCGTGGACGAACCTTATTTGTTCGTAAACGATTAA
- the recF gene encoding DNA replication/repair protein RecF (All proteins in this family for which functions are known are DNA-binding proteins that assist the filamentation of RecA onto DNA for the initiation of recombination or recombinational repair.) has translation MRFLVCRWQSNHHINHKPKTKNIEPSRSSTTNYHLPSINYSSTLRPMLRLQHISAFQFKNHFSAQQAFAKKVVGICGANGAGKTNLLDAIYYLCFTKSYFAGSDAALVHHGQAGFRVAGKFAIGSSTAQVVCVLRETGKKEISWNEEPYPKVSAHVGRLPAVIIAPDDVELITGGSETRRRLMDGLLCQINPQYLQQLMEYNKLLQQRNSLLKQMAETGSKQNSLLEILNEQLATRAVFVLQARYQLLQQFLPQAEQHYKLIAGGQEHVAFSYQACLPANTDSSNYLALLQQALPKDLALQRTTAGIHRDDLQLLLEGQPFKQLASQGQRKSLLFALKLTEYEWLQQHKGFAPLLLLDDVFEKLDNHRMTNLLREVCVEKQGQVFITDTHRDRLEAQLSAIGADYDIIEIAP, from the coding sequence TTGAGGTTTTTAGTTTGTCGTTGGCAAAGCAATCATCATATCAACCACAAACCAAAAACCAAAAACATTGAACCATCCCGCAGCTCCACTACCAACTACCATCTACCATCTATCAACTATTCCTCTACCTTGCGCCCCATGCTCCGGCTGCAGCACATATCGGCATTTCAGTTTAAAAACCACTTTTCGGCACAACAGGCTTTTGCCAAAAAAGTGGTGGGCATTTGTGGCGCCAACGGGGCTGGCAAAACCAACCTGCTGGATGCCATTTACTACCTCTGTTTTACCAAAAGCTATTTTGCCGGCAGCGATGCCGCCCTGGTGCACCACGGTCAGGCGGGCTTTCGGGTGGCGGGCAAGTTTGCCATTGGCAGCAGCACCGCACAAGTAGTGTGTGTGCTCCGCGAAACGGGTAAAAAAGAAATCAGCTGGAACGAAGAGCCCTACCCCAAAGTGAGTGCCCATGTGGGCCGGCTGCCCGCTGTCATCATTGCGCCGGATGATGTAGAACTTATTACCGGTGGCAGCGAAACCCGCCGCCGCCTGATGGATGGGCTGCTCTGCCAAATCAATCCGCAATACCTGCAGCAACTGATGGAGTACAACAAGCTGCTGCAACAGCGCAACAGCCTGCTGAAACAAATGGCCGAAACTGGCAGCAAACAAAACAGTCTGCTGGAAATTTTGAACGAACAACTGGCCACGAGAGCTGTATTTGTGCTGCAGGCAAGGTATCAATTGTTGCAACAGTTTTTGCCGCAGGCAGAACAACATTATAAACTCATTGCTGGTGGACAAGAACATGTAGCGTTTAGCTATCAGGCTTGCTTACCTGCCAACACCGACAGTAGTAACTACCTTGCATTGCTGCAGCAGGCTTTGCCCAAAGATTTGGCACTGCAACGCACTACAGCAGGCATACACCGCGACGACCTGCAACTGCTATTGGAAGGCCAACCGTTTAAACAACTGGCCAGCCAGGGCCAACGCAAAAGTTTGCTCTTTGCACTCAAGCTCACCGAATACGAATGGCTGCAACAACACAAGGGCTTTGCACCGCTGCTGCTGCTGGATGATGTGTTTGAAAAACTCGACAACCACCGCATGACCAATCTGCTGCGGGAAGTGTGTGTAGAAAAACAAGGACAGGTGTTTATTACCGATACCCACCGCGACCGGCTGGAGGCACAACTCTCCGCCATCGGTGCCGATTACGACATCATTGAAATTGCCCCCTGA
- a CDS encoding DUF721 domain-containing protein, translated as MNSEMNMGEAMQAFLNKSKLKKGIQAQQLTEVWENMMGKTVARYTEKLQLVNHTLFISTHVAPLRHELMYQRETIMQRVNEILGADTVKEVVIR; from the coding sequence ATGAACAGCGAAATGAATATGGGTGAAGCCATGCAGGCCTTTTTGAATAAAAGCAAATTGAAAAAAGGCATACAGGCTCAGCAACTCACCGAAGTGTGGGAAAACATGATGGGCAAAACGGTGGCCCGCTATACCGAGAAATTACAATTGGTGAATCATACATTATTCATCAGTACCCATGTGGCACCACTGCGCCACGAACTGATGTATCAGCGGGAAACCATCATGCAACGGGTAAATGAAATACTCGGTGCCGATACGGTGAAGGAAGTAGTGATTAGGTAA
- a CDS encoding CBS domain-containing protein — MEKGAYKGIFTEHALVQKMATPGWQAAEKTVADVMDTKLPAASIDSSRHEMMQLMISHHTRYLPVFDGYRFAGVISMNNLLKAMLYPSFSLEEFFASPRGDFDAALQG; from the coding sequence ATGGAAAAAGGAGCATACAAAGGCATTTTCACGGAACATGCATTGGTGCAAAAGATGGCAACGCCGGGTTGGCAGGCAGCCGAAAAAACGGTGGCCGATGTAATGGACACCAAACTACCTGCGGCATCTATCGATAGCAGCCGCCACGAAATGATGCAGCTGATGATTTCGCACCACACCCGCTACCTGCCAGTGTTTGATGGCTACCGCTTTGCAGGTGTTATCTCTATGAACAATTTGCTGAAAGCGATGCTCTATCCATCCTTCTCGCTGGAAGAATTCTTTGCTTCGCCCCGTGGCGATTTTGATGCAGCCTTGCAGGGGTAG
- a CDS encoding CBS domain-containing protein: protein MRTVADMLANKTKPNNIIAPNAMVVEALHLMKQVNLSYVIVMDGDVLKGIFSERNYSRNVALEGKSSATCPVKEAMTKALVKISPEHTVEECIQLILDNKCRYLPVEENGQLLGVITIHDILREALRSKEALFDSSLTDRLIEEGSVY, encoded by the coding sequence ATGCGTACTGTTGCAGACATGCTCGCCAACAAGACGAAGCCCAACAACATCATTGCTCCGAATGCCATGGTAGTAGAAGCCCTGCACCTGATGAAACAGGTGAATCTGAGCTATGTGATAGTGATGGATGGCGATGTGCTGAAAGGTATTTTCAGTGAAAGAAATTATAGCCGCAATGTGGCGCTGGAAGGTAAAAGCAGCGCTACCTGTCCGGTAAAAGAAGCCATGACCAAGGCCCTGGTAAAAATTAGTCCGGAACATACGGTAGAAGAATGTATCCAGCTCATTCTGGACAATAAGTGCCGCTACCTGCCGGTGGAAGAAAACGGCCAGTTGCTGGGCGTCATCACCATTCATGATATTCTTCGGGAAGCTTTGCGCAGCAAAGAAGCGCTGTTCGACAGCAGCCTTACCGACCGCCTGATAGAAGAGGGATCGGTGTACTAA
- the tgt gene encoding tRNA guanosine(34) transglycosylase Tgt, whose amino-acid sequence MPALSFELQHTDAASKARAGKITTDHGEILTPIFMPVGTVGTVKAVTQQQLHDVVQAQIILGNTYHLYLRPGLEVLEAAGGLHQFNGWHKPILTDSGGYQVFSLAAQRKIKEEGVTFRSHIDGSKLLFTPERVMDIQRSIGADIIMAFDECPPYPSEYKYAMDSMHLTHRWLDRCIGRLADTQPKYGYDQNLFPIVQGGTYKDLRKASAEFISSKNAVGNAIGGLSVGEPPEMMYEYCAWSCEHLPWQKPRYLMGVGTPWDLLECISHGVDMFDCVMPTRNGRNAMLFTSKGVINIDNKKWEKDFSVLDEVLDNGVSNYYTKAYVRHLFKAGEILGLQLASMQNLSFYLWLIGQAREHIIAGDFDSWRRAMIPVLKTRL is encoded by the coding sequence ATGCCAGCATTATCTTTTGAGCTTCAACATACCGATGCCGCCAGCAAGGCCCGGGCAGGAAAAATAACCACCGACCATGGCGAAATACTGACGCCCATATTTATGCCCGTCGGCACCGTGGGTACGGTAAAAGCCGTTACCCAGCAGCAACTGCACGATGTGGTGCAGGCGCAAATTATTTTGGGCAATACCTACCACCTGTACCTGCGCCCCGGCCTCGAGGTACTGGAAGCAGCGGGTGGTCTGCATCAGTTCAATGGCTGGCACAAACCAATTTTGACAGATAGTGGCGGCTATCAGGTGTTTAGCCTGGCGGCGCAGCGCAAAATCAAAGAAGAAGGCGTTACGTTTCGCAGCCATATTGATGGCAGCAAACTCCTGTTTACCCCGGAGCGGGTGATGGATATTCAGCGCAGCATTGGCGCCGATATTATCATGGCGTTTGATGAATGTCCGCCGTACCCCAGCGAGTACAAGTATGCTATGGATAGCATGCACCTGACGCATCGCTGGCTCGACCGCTGCATTGGCCGCCTGGCCGATACGCAGCCGAAATACGGCTACGATCAAAACCTGTTTCCCATTGTACAAGGTGGTACGTACAAAGATTTGCGCAAAGCTTCTGCAGAATTTATCAGTAGCAAAAATGCGGTGGGCAATGCCATTGGTGGCCTCAGCGTAGGCGAGCCGCCCGAAATGATGTACGAGTACTGCGCCTGGAGCTGTGAGCACCTGCCCTGGCAAAAGCCCCGCTACCTTATGGGCGTGGGTACCCCCTGGGATTTGCTGGAGTGCATCAGCCATGGGGTAGATATGTTTGACTGCGTAATGCCCACCCGCAATGGCCGCAATGCGATGTTGTTTACCAGCAAGGGCGTTATCAATATCGATAACAAAAAATGGGAGAAAGATTTTTCTGTACTCGATGAAGTGCTGGACAATGGGGTGAGCAATTACTACACGAAAGCCTATGTGCGGCACCTGTTTAAGGCCGGCGAGATACTGGGCTTGCAGCTGGCCAGCATGCAAAACCTGAGCTTTTACCTGTGGCTGATTGGGCAGGCGAGGGAGCACATCATTGCCGGCGATTTCGACAGCTGGAGAAGGGCAATGATTCCGGTGCTGAAAACACGCCTGTAA
- a CDS encoding nucleotidyltransferase family protein, with amino-acid sequence MMKQLANIKAQLSQLKPEMSRRFHVQSIGLFGSLVRDDFFASSDIDIIVEFNRPIGIEFVDLAEFIEQSLQKKIDLVSRQGVKDKYFKAIEREIVYV; translated from the coding sequence ATGATGAAGCAACTCGCTAATATAAAAGCACAATTATCACAACTGAAACCGGAAATGTCCCGTCGGTTTCATGTGCAAAGTATTGGCCTGTTTGGTTCCCTAGTTCGTGACGACTTCTTTGCCTCAAGTGACATAGACATTATTGTAGAATTCAATCGCCCCATCGGCATCGAATTTGTTGATTTGGCGGAATTCATCGAACAAAGCCTTCAAAAGAAGATAGACCTGGTATCCCGCCAAGGCGTTAAAGACAAATACTTCAAAGCCATAGAGCGGGAGATTGTTTATGTCTAA